The Roseovarius sp. EL26 genome contains the following window.
TTTGGTATATCGTTCGACATCCATTCCGTCTAAAAGGGCTCTGTCAAATTTTTCGACCAAGCTGTGCATAAGACTAATGACACTCGCAGCGTCTTTAAAAGATGGGGCCTCGTTTCCTTTATACCTTTTCAAGAATTCCTTTATTTCCAATCCTCTGAAGTTCTTGAGAAACCGCTCTTCGTCCAGAACAAGCTGTGTCTCTAACTTTCGCTGTATCCTTTCATTGGAAAGTGAATGTACTCGCTTGTTTCGCCAATCTATAGCGGTCTGGGCGAGTGGGATATCATTTGCATTAGCCAGCGGCAAATACTTGTCAAAGACAATCAGTCTCTTGGATGTACTTTGACCCGCCGCATCGAACCCTGCTTCGAACTTACTGCTGTGAAAAACGCAAGGGTGACGCCGACATAACATCATATATGTATCAAAAGCATCTACTGCTCTAACAAGCGCCAAATCCAAAGCAAAGTGTCTGCTTCTTTCAGCTGATCTCCTCGCATCTCTGGGGTTCCAAGAGGTGCTGAACTCTTCACCAAGCTCGACTTTACCGGATCGCACTCCTTCTAAGCCAACCAATATCGTAATGAGAAAATGATTTGCTTGGCCTAAAAGATCCTTAAATGCAGTTCTCGCAACCGTTCTCTTCAATTCAAACAAAACTACTGTCACCTTCAAACCGGTTGCTTGATGCCGCGCATGAGTCGAACATGCCCGTCCGCTTTGATAGGGTCTTTAGAACCATTTAAAGGCGGGGCTCCCGTGAGCTTGCGGCCCGGAAACCTTAGTATGCTTCCGCTTGGCAAACAATACGACCAGACAGCTTCAGCAACTTTTCCTCAATCCTTGTAGGGAATGTTTGGAGTTCCATCCCAATGCATCCCGTCGCGCCCGACACCATCATCCGGTAAAACTAAGTTGGTGACTTTTAGAGGCCGTGAGACCGAGACAATACCACGCCATTGAAAGGTTTCATCAATGGCCCAGGTTTCCTCCGGAGATGCTTCTGGAGCAAAATAGTGCCAGTACACATAATTCAAAGGCTTACCTTTGGGATCGAAATTGTTGATCGTTTCCATTATTTTTTCATACCGACGCGCCTCAATTTCATCTGCACCCAGGGCCTCAATACCGACGTGAATGACCCCTGGTCGATCATCGGGTAATTGTTTGTTCGCTGCGAAGAGCTTCCTTTTTATGTCACGAGCCTTTTTTTCAATTGCTTGACTGGAATGACTGCTCCACCGAGCCACGATGGCCTGCCCAATCTCGTCAATGTAATGAGGATTCTCAGCAAATTTGACCTTATGAAGAACATTCAAACTGTCATAACGTTGATAACTACCTGTTAACAATTTGCTGTAAACTGGCCCAGGATACATAATGTATCCGTTGCTGAGCGCTTCTTGAAGCGGCTCCAAATCAAGATCGCCAATAATTCCTCGTCCGAATGTATCATTCCACAGAAAGGAGCGCTCGCTCATCCTCATATATTTTTTAACAATATCAACCAAGTAATTCTGTGAGACGTCCTGCATTTCCACCTTAAAGTCGATGTTTAGGTAGACATTTCGTCCGGATGGAACAATCATCCTCGACGCGGGAGTCCAAAGTTCCCGCATTCGCGCCCGCTCGCTCTCAGCGTAGTCGCCAGATTCAAGCCTTTTGCATTCCACAGCCCATGACTGTCCATTAATCTCAACATCTAAGTCATGAGTTTTTGCAATGCCACGTTTTTCTGGCTTAAAGGAAACATTCGCACCATCCCTGCGATATGCTAAAGCGACTAGCATTTCGAACAATGGGCCGTTGGGTTGACCTCGCCCAGCCCCAATTAAGCTCTTAGCTTTCCCCTCAAAGCCCCCAATCTCAGGGATCAGTTGCGCATTTCGTCCGATTGCAGCCAAAATCGGCACAACTCGTGAACCAGAGTGTACTTCGTAGTTCTGTGGATGATCCGTTAGGGCCTCTCCGAGGAACAAATACCATGCGATTAAGTCCGACGTATCATAAAACCGCCCTTCTCCTGACGGGTCTTCAAGTTCGCCAATCAGTGATTTGTAGAACCGCTCTGCGGCAGAGTTCCTACGGGTTTCCCATTCCCCTTCTTCCATTAGAGATTTGAAATAGTTTACACCTGTTTTCAAATCTGGAAAATCGCCGTACATGGCCTCCTCGCCTGGTCGTAACGTGAACATGTCAGGTGGAAACTCGAGCAAAGGCATTTGCGACTCAATTTGATGAACAATGGGTTATATCAGGTCACAACAAGATCAAAATCAACAACCCCTAAACGACAGTCCGAATTTTCGGCATCGATCTGATGCTGGCGCGATGCTGTCAGGGCCGCTCAGAGCATTGAGACATTCATACGATACTAAGAGTACCGAGCCGATACTCTCAATTACTGAACAAAGGCAAGGAAACCATGCATGTTGATTAACTACCCTGCTTGCAGTGTTGGGTGAATATCAACGCAGATTTCGGCACAGCTTATTGCCCTTCACGTTATGCGAGAACTCTTTTCTTATTCATAGCGTGGAATTCGAGCCAGCTGGCTGCTTTATCGACGCATCAAATGGTCTTTATATTGAGAGACGCGATACACTTTGTCGGCAGCCTTACTGAAAGCCTCATAGATCGGGAGGCTTTGTCGCCAGTTTGAGATATTTAGATTGCCCACTCCATATTGTGTACAATTGCATACACAATTGACAGTAGCTTTATATTTGTAAGATAATCTTTATTACTTCCTAACACTCAGCTGTGTTTGACATTTCAAAAGGATGTAAATTTGTGAATATTTATAACTTCATAAATAGAAATGAAAAATTCGTCCGTTTCTCGCTAGCGTTTTTACTGGCTCTACTGCCGCTTATTTTGACTTTTCTCCCCTCAGATTCTCCTACAGAAAACATGGATACGGACAGTAAGATCGAATGGTTGATCGATTTTACCAGAAACAATATTTTGATCCTCAGAGTTTACTTGGTAGGCCTCGGTTTTGTTGCAGTAATATATATTTTCTATTACTTTTTTGAGCAAAAAAAGCCGATACGGCGCTCTGTATTCATTGGTGATGAGCAATATCTGGAGTTTTGCCGACTGCGTCGTGCAATAATGAAGAGTTACAAGAACAAACCGCTGACGAAAGAGATATATGCAACCTCGCATTGCAACCTGGTCTCACGACTTGATCTTGCGCATGAGAGTAATGAAGAGTCGCTTATGACAATAAATCGGGAATTTTTTGGTGCCGTGGCGCAAAAAATTTCAGAACCTGATGAGACTTCGCGATTAAATTTGCTAGTGTATTATGATTGGGAAGACGAAGGCTTTCGGAAGAGTGCTGAAAATGAATGGGCTGTGCGGACCTCAATTCTTAACGCAAATAATGCGGACAAACCCACAAACTTCAAACCTTTGAAGCTCAATCGAAAGTTTCTCACAGATTACTTCATTATCGAAGATCATACGTTTTTGACTATGAGAAAACCCGAGGCGAACAAGGCTCAAGTCACGTGTTTGTATATAAAGGATGACGAAATTGCAGATAGTTACAGAAGTTGGCTGAAAAACATTGTGGATTCTTCTCGCTATGGAAAGGAATATTGTGATGAGCAGGCAATCACTGAAGAGCTAGCGAAGTCTCTTTAGGCATAAGATAGCTACGCTTGGCATCTTGAAAACTTTGGTAGCGCAGATGAGGGTCGATATCAGGATTGGCAATTACAAACTCGATATCTGACCTTCTCGCATTAATAAAGCGCTCCACTTTCTTAATCTCGTCTGGGGTATCAGCACGCATCCAGACAACTTCGCCGCCATCTTCCACCACAAACGAATTCTCACGTGTCACATGCTTTTGGCGGCCCTGAGCGATATAGAGATCGGACCATCTGGGATCTAGATTATAGAATTCGCGGTTGAAGAAATTTGAAAGTGCATACCCAGCCAAGGGTTGTAACGGACCAATCGCTACAAACGATTTCCCATCCAATTTAGATATCGCAACAGACAACGATGGTAAGCATGCACCGCCTTCGCACATCTTCTTGAAAAGCGTTTTTAAATATCCAATGTCAGTTTCTGTATTTTTCAAATCAGACCTCCAAAAACACCTACATGTTAATATTTACATTAAAAAACATAACCTTGTCTAAATTATGAACACCTGTCAATGAGCTGGGCGCATTCGCACCTATCCTTTTCACATAAGTCCTGCCTCTAGATTGATTGTGCATATTCCTCGAAATGCCTAGCCCTGTCTAACTCAATGTCACTCTGATGTCATCCTGACTAACTGTATAAAAAGATAGGTACGCCTCACCTTATCATCCATTCAAACCACACAGAATTGAGAGTTGCAGGGTGATAACTCGCGCTTTCGTAAGGTGTCATGAAGAAAGCGTGAAGATCCTGATCCCGCATTGCAACCGCTCTATTCGCAACTGCGGATTCACAGAGCTTTCCACGCAAATCCACATGTGTCGTTCAACTAAGCCACGAGGGCCTTCTGTAGCGACATAGGCACTCACGTCATACACGAAGAAGTAATAGGTTACATCAAGGTGTAGCCGTATCAAAATCAATGCATGTCAATTAGCCCAAGGAGTTATTCGGACATGCAACAAGATATTACCCAGCGTTTGGAGCGCATTGAGGAGGCAATCATCGCCCCTCCTAAAGAATACTTAAACATCAAGCAGGCAGCCAGTTTCATCGGTGTTAGCCGCCAGACTCTCGACCTCTGGCGTATGAATGCTAAGGGCCCCGCTGTGCATCGTGTTGGCACCCGCGTCCTTTATTCGATTGCGGATCTTCGCACCTTTATGGCAGAAAACCGACAGGAATCTATGTTATGACGGCGAGCCATTTGCACCAAACAGCAGGGTTGACCAGACGAGTAGACCCCACCCAAATGTCAGTACTTTCCGAAGCCGGATATACCTTAATCGCATTGCACCATTGGGAAGCAAAGACGAAGTGCCGCCGCACTGGAGAACTGCGTATTCGAGGGAAATCGCCAATCCACAGGGATTGGACAAAGCGACCTTACTGCAACGCTGAGGCACTGAAACATGCAGCCTGTGGTGGCAACGTCGGTGTGCGTCTAACAACACTCGATCTCGTGGTGGACGTCGACCCTAGAAACATAGACGGTGGACGGCCTGCAATGCTGCCCGCCCTGAGAAAACTTGGGCTTTCTCCCAATGATTTTCCTACCGTCTTTACCGGCGGTGGTGGGCTGCATCTCTACATGACCAAACCAACCAATCTTTCCGTTGTGGGCGAGTTACGTGATGTTCCTGGCATTGAATTCAAAACATTTGGCAGGCAAGTTGTAGCCCCAGGATCCTTACACCCGTCGGGAACATTATACACTTGGTCTTCGGTGCCAGACGATTTATGGCTAGGCGCACCCAAAGCTCCCGTGAAATTGTTACGCCTTATTCGCAAGTCAAAACGGCAGAAAGTCCAGCCTAGCCAAGGTATCGGAGAGCATCCGCCAGAAGAAATTGCAATTATCTTGGACAAGCTGGATCCAGAGAGTTTTCGCGACCATAACCGATGGCTGCAACTGATGATGGCCTGTCATCATGCAAGTGCTGGCGCGGCACAGGAGGAATTTATCGAATGGTGCACGACTGATCCGTTTTACTCAAACGACGGTCCCGAGATCGCATACCGATGGGACAGCTTGAACCGACACGGCGTCGGGCTCGGTACGTTATACATGTTTATGCGTGAAGCTGGAGTAGCACATCTGATTGATCGGCGCCCAAGCTATGATTTCCCCAACGACTTGGCAAATTTTGAGGTGATTCAATGAGTTTAGACACAAGAGGTATCTTACAAAGCATTGCACCCAGTCATCTCGCAGCGGAGACCATTTCTATATCAGCATTGGTCAAAGCTCTAGGCATGTGGCTGGAATACGTACCCAAAGAAAACCGTTTCAGGGAGCTTGACAACGACGAGCTCAAAGGAATGATTTGGTCTGCGCTCGACGGGCGGTCCTATATTCACCGTGGAAAAGGCGGTGATGAAGAAAAACAGCTCTATATGAACACCAAACGTTCTGCGGACATTCGTGAAGCCATGATCCATCTAGCCTTGGAGCGAGGTATAGAGAAGCTGCCGTTCTGGCGTCACAAATGCGACGATGATCCGGACCCGCGCTACCTTCTGTCTGTATCGAACGGATTGTTGGATTGGCGGACAGGCGAACTGATTGAGGCCACGCCACGGTTTGTGTCCACTGACTGTTCTGATATCGGTTTCGATCCGAATGCCGTAACATTCATGTGGGATATGTTCTTGGACGAGATTTTCGATGGTGATCATGAACAGGTAGAACTATTGCACGAGGTCATGGGTTGCATCCTCACTGGACAACATCGTTTCCAGAAAATATTCCAACTTTTCGGCCCGCCACGATCTGGCAAAGGTACAATCAATCTGATGCTCACAAGGCTATTGGGGATGCGCTCTGTAGCCTCACCACGCATCAAGCAGATCGCTGAGGGTGGCTTCGGCTTGCAATCTCTGATCGGTAAGAAAGCTGCAATCGTGGGTGATGCACGACTTGAACGTGGACGCAAAACGTCAGCCCTGACCGAACTTCTGCTATCCACGTCTGGAGGCGACCTTCAAACAGTCCAGCGCAAGTTTAAGGATGATTTTGTCGGCTATCTCCCAGTTCAATGGATGCTGATGTCAAACGAACCCATTCTCATGCACGACCTGACCGGAACGATTGCAACTCGGATGGTATTATTGGAAACACGCCGGTCATTTCTGGGACGCGAGGACAATACACTATTCGAACGTGACTTGTTGCCAGAAGCAGCAGGCGTGTTGAACCGATGCTTGGAGGCTGCCAGACGCCTATCGAAACGCGGGCGCTTCCTTGTTCCATCCTCGATCAAAGGGAGACAAGCTGAGATACTGCGGGAAGCATCAACGGTCACGGCGTTTGCATCTGAGTGCTTGATTGCAGACTCCACTGGATCTACGCCAAAGCAGGATATTTATGACGCATATGAACGTTATTGTCGTGGCCATGGTCGGATTCGCGCTGACGTCAACATTTTTTGGCGAGACTTGCGCACCTCTGGAAAATTTCGAGATGACATGGTCAAGCGAGTTCGGATCGATGGTCGTCGGGTGCAAACGGTCGAAGGCTTGCAGGTCCACCTTGATGAAAACGCCTTGCCCTTCGCAACGGAGGACGATTTTCCAAAATAGCTAAGGCAGTTGATAATGGACGGTCAGGGTTATTTTCCAAAATGTTAACCGAAAACTCAAAGCGGCCAAGCATGGATGCTAGCAGGTCAGGGCGCGTTCAACGTTAGAAGGCATCAAGCCTGACCGGCTAAGTGATTGTTTCACAAATTCCTTTAATTAAATCTCTAAGATGGTCAGGGTGGTCAGGGTTACTTTCAAATCATCGCCATATGAAGAAATGAGAAAAGCCGTATATATAATGACTATGCAATAACTCTGACCGACCTGGCCGCCCTTGAAGTCAATTGTTCCTCAATGTTTAGGCCTGCAGGCTAGGTGCATATGGAAAATAGGATCACAATGCATCTTTAGAGTGCTGCTTGAGGTGGAGAAAGAAAACTCAGAAGAAGATGCAATCATTAACACTGGCTCAATCTGTTGATTGTTTACGCGCGCAGGCGCGAGAGTAAAACGAAAATGGGTGTATGGTAGAGTTTCAAACCTATCGGGCATCGCCGCTTGGTCGATTAAATTGCCCGTACCTTGTCTGGGTTCCAAGATATGCTGATGGACAGCACCGACCATAGCAAACGGATGCAGATCAACAACATCATGAACGGCCTTTTGATCAAATCTGAATAAGCTCCAAATACCACGGTGATCAAGGATACTAAACTTACAACCAAGGCCACCGAAAAAGCTGAGCAGACTGCAATCTCAATTGAGAACATAGCCCTGAACGCGCGCTGAACCACATGGGAGTGAAATAAGAGTACCCGATCATGTCAGAGTGGATTTGCCATACGCTTACCTTTTGGCAAACCTTAAGGTGGTGATTACCATTACACTTTCTATTCTCAGGCGTTCAAGATATGCTGTGTTTAGGATTGGTAAATGACCAATCTCGGGGCGTAGTAACCTCACCGCAAGCGGCCGGTGTCGGCCGTAATGACACCTCCTCGAACCTTATATGGTCGGGGAGGCACTGGCGTATGTCCAAGGCTTCGGCCCAAAGGCCAGCGCGGTCGTCTTGCGGCGACTTACTAACTCCCCGGCTGCTAGAGATTACTCTAGTGGCCGATTTCGTTAGTAAAGGAGCCGTTATGATCGGAAATGATTTAAAGACAGGGGAAACATCCGCCCCCGGAGCGTTTGTGAGTCCGCTGATTGTGATATTGGAACTCTACGCCTTTGGTTTTGCCTTGCGTATTCTCCAACAGAGCGATTTGAACGCCCAAACCATTGTGGCAATGCTGCTATTTTGTGTGTTCGCTTTCACCCTTATCACAGGCAAAGGCTTTCCGCATTTCCGCCAGCGAGGAAAAGCAATGTTGTTTCTGTTCGTGGCTGGATACTTCTCTCTACAAGGTGCGAACTTGTCTGGTGAGCAACGCGAGGCCCGTTTGGCCGAACTTCGAAAAAGCGATCCTGCCGCGTACCTAGTTGAGCTACGAAACGTCGACGAGGACAGGTGGTTTGTCGAACTGCGCCAGTTGGATCCAGAAGCTCATGCAAAAGAAGCCGCAAGCCGCGCTACACAATCCCACGCCGATCGCCTTGCAGCATGCACAGATGAGAAGATCGGTCTTGCCTATGTCATGATCCAAGAGGATGTGCGTCGGTCATTGCGAGCTCCATCGACGGCAGAGTTTCCGGGCCGTTTTGATGCAGGAACGCGGAACATGGGGAACTGTGTATATAAGGTGATTGGTCAGTACGACGCACAAAATGGGTTTGGCGCGATGATACGCGGTACATTTACAGGCACGACCGAGTATTCACCAGAACGCGGTAGCTGGCGAACATTGATGCTGGATGTGCAGGGATAGCGGGTAACCCAAAGAGCTCGTCAATTTGGCGCAGATTCTCGAAATAGCAACCTCCCCTGCAGCCTAAATGAAAC
Protein-coding sequences here:
- a CDS encoding transposase, encoding MPLLEFPPDMFTLRPGEEAMYGDFPDLKTGVNYFKSLMEEGEWETRRNSAAERFYKSLIGELEDPSGEGRFYDTSDLIAWYLFLGEALTDHPQNYEVHSGSRVVPILAAIGRNAQLIPEIGGFEGKAKSLIGAGRGQPNGPLFEMLVALAYRRDGANVSFKPEKRGIAKTHDLDVEINGQSWAVECKRLESGDYAESERARMRELWTPASRMIVPSGRNVYLNIDFKVEMQDVSQNYLVDIVKKYMRMSERSFLWNDTFGRGIIGDLDLEPLQEALSNGYIMYPGPVYSKLLTGSYQRYDSLNVLHKVKFAENPHYIDEIGQAIVARWSSHSSQAIEKKARDIKRKLFAANKQLPDDRPGVIHVGIEALGADEIEARRYEKIMETINNFDPKGKPLNYVYWHYFAPEASPEETWAIDETFQWRGIVSVSRPLKVTNLVLPDDGVGRDGMHWDGTPNIPYKD
- a CDS encoding AlpA family transcriptional regulator, which encodes MQQDITQRLERIEEAIIAPPKEYLNIKQAASFIGVSRQTLDLWRMNAKGPAVHRVGTRVLYSIADLRTFMAENRQESML
- a CDS encoding bifunctional DNA primase/polymerase, whose protein sequence is MSVLSEAGYTLIALHHWEAKTKCRRTGELRIRGKSPIHRDWTKRPYCNAEALKHAACGGNVGVRLTTLDLVVDVDPRNIDGGRPAMLPALRKLGLSPNDFPTVFTGGGGLHLYMTKPTNLSVVGELRDVPGIEFKTFGRQVVAPGSLHPSGTLYTWSSVPDDLWLGAPKAPVKLLRLIRKSKRQKVQPSQGIGEHPPEEIAIILDKLDPESFRDHNRWLQLMMACHHASAGAAQEEFIEWCTTDPFYSNDGPEIAYRWDSLNRHGVGLGTLYMFMREAGVAHLIDRRPSYDFPNDLANFEVIQ
- a CDS encoding phage/plasmid primase, P4 family: MSLDTRGILQSIAPSHLAAETISISALVKALGMWLEYVPKENRFRELDNDELKGMIWSALDGRSYIHRGKGGDEEKQLYMNTKRSADIREAMIHLALERGIEKLPFWRHKCDDDPDPRYLLSVSNGLLDWRTGELIEATPRFVSTDCSDIGFDPNAVTFMWDMFLDEIFDGDHEQVELLHEVMGCILTGQHRFQKIFQLFGPPRSGKGTINLMLTRLLGMRSVASPRIKQIAEGGFGLQSLIGKKAAIVGDARLERGRKTSALTELLLSTSGGDLQTVQRKFKDDFVGYLPVQWMLMSNEPILMHDLTGTIATRMVLLETRRSFLGREDNTLFERDLLPEAAGVLNRCLEAARRLSKRGRFLVPSSIKGRQAEILREASTVTAFASECLIADSTGSTPKQDIYDAYERYCRGHGRIRADVNIFWRDLRTSGKFRDDMVKRVRIDGRRVQTVEGLQVHLDENALPFATEDDFPK